ttaattaaatgccaaatattaaataacaattttaacAAAGTTAGAGATTATTTCGCAATTACATGTAGAATACGATTATAAACATACAATCATTATTTTAATGTATTTAATAgcttattaaaatataatacaagcAATTAAATTGCAATCATATACGACTTATATATCACAGCTATAACTGTAAGTTTCTAAATAATTATGTACTAATGACAATGATTACTTATGATAACTCAATATGCATTTGATCACTTGAAGCATTTCATTACAATGCAAATGTTATCGCGATCTTAAAACTAAACTTTAAATATAAAGTTGAtcttataaatgaaaaaaaatatcacaatgaagttataaaaatttgatcacgATCTTACGACAATATCTTAGAcataaaatcgattttcatggtaaataaaatatcacatTAAAGCCAATGACTAATTAGTAAACATTCCAATAGTTTAACCACTTCATTACGGccttaaaaacaaaactttctCTATAAAATTTATCTGAATATAAGTAAATATCACATTAAAGCTTATGATTAATCCTTGAAAACCCAAGCTTCTGAATCAACAATCAGAATCAGAAAACTATAAAGGTAAAAACTAGTGTGGtgctttctttttctaatttatttagCCACTCCTTTGAGTTGAAATATCTTAGAGGAACTTTTCAAACGAATCTCTtgcggttttatttttttgtttctccgcTGACACTCCTCTTGGATAAGTATAGTAGCCAAGTTATTCGTGATGTAATCTCGGACAGATTCTGCGTGATTTTCTTTGATACATACATTCCTTTTTGAGTCGACAAACATGTCGATAGTTGTCAcacacgaatgaaaaatatcaagtgCATGCAGTTGAGGACTTAATTGGTTGTTAAACATGTACACTGAGTCTTGTAAAAATTGAGTAATTTCATCggaaaaatcaagtttttccACACATCCTTCAGTATTTGTCGAATATATAAACTTTTTACAGTCACCACAAAAAGCTTTATtccgcaatttttttaataatcgttCGTGGATTACTTTTGGAtgtatattttctatttctgaattaaaaaaattttgaaaaatgtcttctgagtcattttcttcttctacatGGAAGGTTGGAATAGCATTAATATCCTCAACTTCACATAATGaagattcaatattttcatacgcTAATGCATTCTGTAGACTTTCAAGGTTCTGATCTGATGAAATGTAATCGAGCTCAGCTTGTTGCGACCTAACTTCATTCGGTTCAATGATTGagttattattcatttcttcTGGCTTCTTAAAGATCAATTCActtaaatttatgaaattttcatttaagtGATCTTCGCTATTCTGATGATTTTGTTGTAATTGTAAGGTCGAGTATGTACTGAGTAGGAGAGTTTTAAAAACTGATTCAAAATGAGCGCAACATAAGTTATCATTGTCTCCTTGGTGATGCCTGATTaagccaaaaaaattttcgagttgATCCTGGGTTGTATTACGCAGATTGAATTCTGTGAGTCCACCTTCATTTAATAAGTACGTTGTTAACCCTATCAACGCCGTCAAGTTGTCCAAAAAGGCTTGCGGTGTCGGTGTCCTTATCCTcctattattttcatttttgagcTTTTTCGAACTCCCGtactgaaattttaaatttttcaaagcgtTATGCAGTTCAACCCATTTCTTTATATGGCCAGATGTTTGTGAAACATTGCGTCTGCTACTGTTGAgctttttgtcttttttttcaagttgcTGCTATTCATATGATCGAACGCATCGTCAAATAATCTTAAAACTTCAGCGGTATCTGCGGCCGTCGGATATTTATGAGGATGCTTGTTAGCCAATGTTGTTAAAGCATCCGCTACAGTCGAGCTAAAAACCTGACTAGCAAAACAAACTTTCATTTTGTTGCTAGACGATGGAAAAATGTGTTCCTCAGTCACATTCGTAGGTTCGTTCTTATTTAAACAATAAGAGAATAGGTCAATGACATCACGCCAATATGCAGTCTTCCCGTTGATTTCAATTGTGTTACCTTCATAgttccaattatttttatctactTCTGAAACTTTCCGGAACCAATCAGACCAATCACCCATGAAGCAGTTTCTAGATGTTTTTATCAGATGAGTAATATCCGataagatatatatttttttgtcatagccagcaattttaaaaaatacacccTCTTTTCCACCTTCGGTTTCGTTCCGTAAAGAGTCCAAAGCTGTTTTATTAGCTTTGCCCTGATCTGTTACAACACCTACAACAGAAAGTCCAGCGTCTACCAAGTCTTTAATCGTTTcttgtactattttttttaaaccatcTGCATTGAATCCAGCTTTCGAGAAATGATAGCTAACAGGCTGTTTAAATGATGAATTAATCGCTACTATTATCATTCCAACCAACACGGAACCCGCAATCTCTGATGTTCTACTGCCACAAGAATCACTCGCAAATCCAGTTACATACTTTGAACCGGAAGTGAAAAGTAATCTTTGCTTAAGTTTGGTTTCATCCATGACAAACATCACATTTTTATCTTCTGCTTTAAGCTGTTTGCATTTCTTTTTAATCCCTTGCATGACATATTCATTTGATCCCGGTTTCATAATCATTTTCGCCAGCAGCCTattgtttgttcgtttt
This is a stretch of genomic DNA from Neodiprion fabricii isolate iyNeoFabr1 chromosome 2, iyNeoFabr1.1, whole genome shotgun sequence. It encodes these proteins:
- the LOC124174767 gene encoding uncharacterized protein LOC124174767; amino-acid sequence: MIMKPGSNEYVMQGIKKKCKQLKAEDKNVMFVMDETKLKQRLLFTSGSKYVTGFASDSCGSRTSEIAGSVLVGMIIVAINSSFKQPVSYHFSKAGFNADGLKKIVQETIKDLVDAGLSVVGVVTDQGKANKTALDSLRNETEGGKEGVFFKIAGYDKKIYILSDITHLIKTSRNCFMGDWSDWFRKVSEVDKNNWNYEGNTIEINGKTAYWRDVIDLFSYCLNKNEPTNVTEEHIFPSSSNKMKVCFASQVFSSTVADALTTLANKHPHKYPTAADTAEVLRLFDDAFDHMNSSNLKKKTKSSTVADAMFHKHLAI